From a single Papaver somniferum cultivar HN1 unplaced genomic scaffold, ASM357369v1 unplaced-scaffold_19, whole genome shotgun sequence genomic region:
- the LOC113338787 gene encoding TLD domain-containing protein 1-like isoform X1: MGNTQSPESDPRFVSARRAFTQHYLDDLRSLFQSLAAQSQSNSKYISPSIFQEYYGIKGPLGQRMFDLVTQKRNDQKLTFEDLVIAKSVYEKGTRNEIDEFIYQLLDVNGDDIVDRSDLEAVITAMLDAVFSSSDAGPVSSSPQGISDIFLNAATLSDKVEGHDKSNMSFKDFKSWCSLLPSVRKFLGSLLLPPNPGKPGFEVPRLLYPEDTSADFLILRREYAWHIAGALSQHEAEEWKLLYHSSLHGLSFNTFMGNVTMAEGPTLLIVKDKEGCVYGGYASQPWERHSDFYGDMKSFLFQLFPQASIYRPTGANTNLQWCAINFSSESIPNGLGFGGKVHHFGLFLSASFDQGQTFSCTTFGSPCLSKESRIYPEVIECWGVLPNGGQKDKQDALKGTVLDRFKEDRNMLNLVDIANSSQ; encoded by the exons ATGGGTAACACTCAATCACCTGAATCAGATCCTCGCTTCGTTTCAGCTCGTCG AGCTTTCACGCAAcattacttggacgatctcagatCCTTATTTCAATCTCTAGCTGCTCAATCTCAGAGCAATTCTAAATACATCTCTCCCTCTATTTTCCAG GAGTATTATGGAATTAAAGGGCCACTGGGGCAAAGAATGTTTGATTTGGTTACACAGAAGAGGAATGATCAGAAGCTCACATTCGAGGATCTTGTTATTGCTAAA TCAGTTTATGAGAAAGGAACACGGAATGAGATTGATGAGTTCATTTATCAGTTATTGGATGTTAATGGTGACGATATAGTGGACAG GTCTGACTTGGAAGCAGTTATAACGGCAATGCTTGATGCTGTTTTTTCTTCAAGTGATGCTGGACCTGTTTCAAGTTCACCTCAGGGCATTAGTGACATATTTCTCAATGCTGCAACACTTTCTGACAAGGTTGAAGGCCATGACAAAAGTAATATGTCTTTTAAGGATTTTAAAAGTTGGTGTAGTCTTCTCCCATCCGTGCGGAAGTTTCTTGGAAGCTTGTTATTGCCCCCTAATCCAG GGAAACCTGGTTTTGAAGTACCTCGACTACTGTATCCGGAAGATACGAGCGCTGATTTCCTCATATTAAGGAGAGAATATGCTTGGCACATAGCAGGAGctctttctcaacatgaagcagAGGAGTGGAAGCTTTTGTACCATAGTTCGTTACATGGTCTTAGCTTTAACACATTCATGGGAAATGTAAC AATGGCAGAAGGGCCAACATTGCTGATTGTTAAAGATAAAGAAGGGTGCGTATATGGAGGATATGCATCCCAGCCTTGGGAAAGGCATAGTGATTTCTACGGAGACATGAAGTCTTTTCTCTTTCAGCTATTTCCGCAGGCCTCGATATACCGTCCAACTGGAGCAAACACTAATTTGCAATGG TGCGCCATCAATTTCAGTTCAGAAAGCATCCCTAATGGACTTGGCTTCGGAGGAAAAGTACATCATTTTGGGCTATTCCTATCTGCAAGCTTTGATCAGGGGCAGACATTCTCCTGCACAACCTTTGGCAGCCCGTGTCTCTCCAAGGAGAGCAGGATATATCCAGAAGTAATAGAATGTTGGGGAGTTCTTCCCAACGGAGGACAGAAGGATAAACAAGATGCTCTCAAAGGTACTGTTTTGGACAGGTTTAAGGAGGACCGTAATATGCTGAACTTGGTGGATATAGCAAATTCTAGCCAGTAG
- the LOC113338787 gene encoding TLD domain-containing protein 1-like isoform X2, whose amino-acid sequence MFDLVTQKRNDQKLTFEDLVIAKSVYEKGTRNEIDEFIYQLLDVNGDDIVDRSDLEAVITAMLDAVFSSSDAGPVSSSPQGISDIFLNAATLSDKVEGHDKSNMSFKDFKSWCSLLPSVRKFLGSLLLPPNPGKPGFEVPRLLYPEDTSADFLILRREYAWHIAGALSQHEAEEWKLLYHSSLHGLSFNTFMGNVTMAEGPTLLIVKDKEGCVYGGYASQPWERHSDFYGDMKSFLFQLFPQASIYRPTGANTNLQWCAINFSSESIPNGLGFGGKVHHFGLFLSASFDQGQTFSCTTFGSPCLSKESRIYPEVIECWGVLPNGGQKDKQDALKGTVLDRFKEDRNMLNLVDIANSSQ is encoded by the exons ATGTTTGATTTGGTTACACAGAAGAGGAATGATCAGAAGCTCACATTCGAGGATCTTGTTATTGCTAAA TCAGTTTATGAGAAAGGAACACGGAATGAGATTGATGAGTTCATTTATCAGTTATTGGATGTTAATGGTGACGATATAGTGGACAG GTCTGACTTGGAAGCAGTTATAACGGCAATGCTTGATGCTGTTTTTTCTTCAAGTGATGCTGGACCTGTTTCAAGTTCACCTCAGGGCATTAGTGACATATTTCTCAATGCTGCAACACTTTCTGACAAGGTTGAAGGCCATGACAAAAGTAATATGTCTTTTAAGGATTTTAAAAGTTGGTGTAGTCTTCTCCCATCCGTGCGGAAGTTTCTTGGAAGCTTGTTATTGCCCCCTAATCCAG GGAAACCTGGTTTTGAAGTACCTCGACTACTGTATCCGGAAGATACGAGCGCTGATTTCCTCATATTAAGGAGAGAATATGCTTGGCACATAGCAGGAGctctttctcaacatgaagcagAGGAGTGGAAGCTTTTGTACCATAGTTCGTTACATGGTCTTAGCTTTAACACATTCATGGGAAATGTAAC AATGGCAGAAGGGCCAACATTGCTGATTGTTAAAGATAAAGAAGGGTGCGTATATGGAGGATATGCATCCCAGCCTTGGGAAAGGCATAGTGATTTCTACGGAGACATGAAGTCTTTTCTCTTTCAGCTATTTCCGCAGGCCTCGATATACCGTCCAACTGGAGCAAACACTAATTTGCAATGG TGCGCCATCAATTTCAGTTCAGAAAGCATCCCTAATGGACTTGGCTTCGGAGGAAAAGTACATCATTTTGGGCTATTCCTATCTGCAAGCTTTGATCAGGGGCAGACATTCTCCTGCACAACCTTTGGCAGCCCGTGTCTCTCCAAGGAGAGCAGGATATATCCAGAAGTAATAGAATGTTGGGGAGTTCTTCCCAACGGAGGACAGAAGGATAAACAAGATGCTCTCAAAGGTACTGTTTTGGACAGGTTTAAGGAGGACCGTAATATGCTGAACTTGGTGGATATAGCAAATTCTAGCCAGTAG